In Papaver somniferum cultivar HN1 chromosome 1, ASM357369v1, whole genome shotgun sequence, a genomic segment contains:
- the LOC113333206 gene encoding sodium/hydrogen exchanger 4-like has translation MELFGAGGVGGMGLISRYVNEADHAQVVSIVLFAAVLSLCIVVGHLLHENKWVNESITAIIIGGVSGVVVLFLSKGTSSHILRFNEDLFFYYLLPPIIFNAGFQVKKKQFFRNFSTIMLFGVPGVFISTVIITIGSMWLFPKIGFNELETQDFLAIGVIFSSTDTVCTLQVLDQDETPLLYSLVFGEGVVNDATSVVLFKAIQKIDVSRITGWASVNVIKDFLFLFSTSTALGVVVGLLTSYALRTLYFGRHSTDRECAIMFLMPYLSYMLAELLHLSGILTVFFCGIVMSHYAWHNVTENSRVTTRHTFATMSFIAEAFIFLYCGMDASDVEKWKISNKSFKTCISMYSIIILLIAVGRAAFVFPLSVLSNYMNKSDERVSITFKHQVVIWWAGLMRGAVSIALAFKQFTYSGVTMIPAHATMVTNTVFTVLFTTVVFGFLTKPLIRLLLPHHTSGNHHPDNTIPSHDMTLPLLSFDESASTNILRAKDSISMLLERPVYTIHSYWRKFDDKYMRPMFGGPRR, from the exons ATGGAGTTATTTGGTGCCGGTGGTGTTGGTGGAATGGGTCTGATTTCAAGATATGTGAATGAGGCAGATCATGCTCAGGTGGTATCTATAGTACTCTTTGCAGCTGTACTTAGTCTATGTATAGTTGTTGGCCATTTACTTCATGAGAATAAATGGGTTAATGAATCCATTACTGCCATTATCATT GGAGGTGTCTCTGGAGTTGTAGTCTTGTTTCTTAGCAAAGGAACAAGTTCCCACATTCTAAGATTTAACGAGGACTTGTTTTTTTATTATCTTCTGCCACCAATAATCTTCAATGCTGG GTTTCAAGTTAAGAAGAAGCAGTTTTTTCGTAACTTTTCAACAATCATGCTTTTTGGAGTACCCGGTGTTTTTATTTCAACCGTTATCATTACTATTG GCTCCATGTGGTTATTCCCGAAGATAGGGTTTAACGAACTTGAAACACAAGACTTTCTCG CTATTGGAGTCATTTTTTCGTCGACTGATACAGTGTGCACATTACAG GTCCTTGATCAAGACGAGACTCCTCTGCTGTACAGCCTAGTTTTTGGGGAGGGAGTAGTGAATGATGCAACTTCAGTTGTTCTCTTTAAAGCAATCCAAAAGATTGATGTATCAAGGATTACCGGATGGGCTTCAGTTAATGTTATCAAAGATTTCCTCTTCCTATTTTCAACAAGCACTGCCCTTGGAGTTGTT GTAGGGCTTCTCACTTCTTACGCTCTTAGGACGCTATACTTCGGTAG GCACTCAACTGACCGTGAATGTGCTATAATGTTCTTAATGCCGTATCTCTCATATATGCTGGCCGAG TTGCTACACTTGAGTGGTATTCTCACAGTTTTCTTTTGTGGAATTGTTATGTCGCATTATGCTTGGCATAACGTCACAGAGAACTCAAGAGTCACAACTAG GCATACTTTTGCAACAATGTCATTCATCGCGGAAGCGTTTATCTTCTTATACTGCGGAATGGATGCCTCAGATGTAGAGAAATGGAAAATTAGCAATAAGAG CTTCAAAACATGCATCAGTATGTACTCCATCATCATCCTTCTGATTGCAGTTGGCCGTGCGGCGTTTGTGTTTCCTCTCTCTGTTTTATCCAACTATATGAATAAAAGTGATGAAAGAGTATCGATAACATTCAAACACCAG GTTGTAATTTGGTGGGCTGGTCTTATGAGAGGAGCCGTTTCTATCGCCCTGGCTTTCAAACAG TTCACTTATTCTGGCGTAACAATGATTCCAGCTCATGCAACAATGGTCACAAACACGGTTTTCACTGTACTTTTTACTACTGTG GTATTCGGGTTTTTGACGAAGCCGTTAATAAGGTTACTGCTTCCCCACCATACAAGCGGAAACCACCATCCAGATAATACTATTCCAAGTCATGATATGACCCTTCCCTTGCTTTCATTTGATGAATCTGCCTCGACCAACATCCTTAGAGCGAAGGACAGTATCTCCATGCTGTTGGAAAGACCTGTATATACGATACACTCATATTGGAGAAAATTTGATGATAAATACATGAGGCCTATGTTTGGAGGTCCTCGCAGATGA